In Rhodococcus sp. OK302, one genomic interval encodes:
- a CDS encoding TrmH family RNA methyltransferase yields the protein MDPLTERTPRVVSAVKLLRTAERRKAGRFLVEGENSVTEVLNGEARSVHDLFYTEDAAERYQHVIDLALTAGVRVSLVTDRAAKALSDTVTPPGLVAVCDLLDVPLGDAIRPGTRLLAVPVEVNEPGNAGTVIRIADAVGADAAILAGDSVDPHNGKVVRSSAGSLFHLPVVRERDTAVVIEQIRAAGIQILATAADGEIDLDNADELLSKPTAWLFGNEAHGLDPAIAAQADFRVRIPIHGRAESLNLATAAAICLYASARVQNRTAEQG from the coding sequence GTGGATCCGCTCACCGAGCGGACACCGCGGGTCGTTTCTGCTGTCAAGCTCCTGCGCACAGCAGAACGACGTAAAGCAGGACGTTTCCTCGTCGAGGGCGAGAATTCCGTGACGGAAGTCTTGAACGGCGAGGCCCGCTCGGTGCATGACCTTTTCTATACCGAGGATGCAGCCGAGCGTTATCAGCATGTCATCGATCTCGCGCTGACAGCCGGTGTGCGGGTATCGCTTGTCACGGACCGTGCGGCCAAAGCGTTGAGTGACACGGTCACACCGCCCGGACTGGTAGCCGTGTGTGATCTCCTCGATGTTCCGCTGGGTGACGCGATCCGCCCCGGGACCAGGCTCCTTGCAGTTCCCGTCGAGGTCAACGAACCTGGTAACGCAGGAACTGTCATCCGGATTGCCGACGCCGTCGGTGCTGACGCCGCGATCTTGGCGGGCGACAGTGTTGATCCGCACAACGGCAAGGTTGTTCGATCGTCGGCCGGAAGTCTGTTCCACCTACCCGTTGTCCGTGAACGCGATACCGCGGTGGTCATCGAACAAATCCGTGCCGCGGGTATCCAAATTCTGGCGACAGCAGCCGACGGTGAGATCGACCTCGACAATGCCGACGAACTCCTGAGCAAGCCGACCGCTTGGCTGTTCGGTAACGAAGCGCATGGACTTGACCCGGCGATCGCCGCTCAGGCTGATTTTCGGGTTCGGATACCGATCCACGGCCGTGCAGAGAGCCTTAACCTGGCGACTGCCGCCGCGATCTGCCTCTACGCGAGCGCTCGGGTGCAGAATCGCACCGCAGAACAAGGCTGA
- a CDS encoding LLM class F420-dependent oxidoreductase, whose protein sequence is MKLAGVGIWSSQLRYGDFVESAEAAAELEELGYSALWIPDVGGKVFDAVENLLHATERVVVATGILNLWMHEPADVARSYHECVAEYGDRLILGIGVSHAPLVDAGEPGRYKKPLAATQAYLDALDATEQPVPVQARVLAALGPKMLHLSATRANGSHPYLVTPAFTAQARAALGDGPLLLPEQTAILTTDADEARAIGTEWLRNYLLLPNYANNLLRAGFAKEDLDSVSDRLFDAMIAWGDEETILRRVHEHVEAGADHVCLQVLDSDPQAYPREQWRRIAAALKQ, encoded by the coding sequence ATGAAACTCGCAGGTGTAGGTATTTGGAGTTCGCAACTGCGCTACGGCGATTTTGTGGAGTCCGCCGAGGCGGCTGCTGAACTCGAGGAGTTGGGATACTCGGCGCTGTGGATACCCGATGTCGGGGGGAAGGTTTTCGACGCCGTCGAAAACCTCTTGCACGCGACCGAACGGGTAGTGGTGGCGACGGGCATTCTCAACCTCTGGATGCACGAGCCGGCCGATGTAGCCCGGAGTTACCACGAATGTGTCGCCGAGTACGGTGATCGACTCATCCTCGGTATCGGCGTGAGTCACGCACCTCTCGTCGACGCCGGCGAACCAGGCCGTTACAAGAAGCCACTCGCTGCGACACAGGCGTACCTCGATGCACTCGATGCCACCGAGCAACCGGTTCCCGTACAGGCGCGAGTGCTCGCTGCATTGGGTCCGAAGATGCTGCACCTCTCCGCAACTCGCGCCAACGGGTCGCATCCGTACCTGGTCACGCCCGCCTTCACCGCACAGGCCAGAGCCGCGCTCGGCGACGGTCCGTTGTTGCTTCCGGAGCAGACTGCGATCCTGACTACCGACGCAGACGAGGCACGCGCCATCGGAACAGAGTGGCTACGCAACTACCTGTTGCTTCCCAACTACGCCAACAACCTGTTGCGGGCGGGATTCGCTAAAGAAGACCTGGACTCGGTCAGTGATCGACTCTTCGACGCGATGATTGCCTGGGGTGACGAGGAGACAATTCTTCGCAGGGTGCATGAGCATGTGGAGGCCGGCGCAGACCACGTGTGCTTACAAGTGCTCGATTCCGACCCTCAGGCATATCCCCGTGAGCAGTGGCGCCGGATCGCCGCAGCTTTGAAACAGTGA
- a CDS encoding DUF1801 domain-containing protein: MATANKTQPSNDDVAAFVERVADPVKRADSVELISMLSAATGEPPVLWGTSIIGFGARHYKYASGHEGDTALIGFSPRSTALTLYLSLNFDDYTDTLERLGKHKIGKGCLYIKRLSDVDRKVLTELITESVAAARNMSA, from the coding sequence ATGGCAACCGCGAACAAGACTCAGCCGTCGAACGACGACGTCGCTGCCTTCGTGGAGCGTGTTGCCGATCCGGTCAAACGCGCCGACAGCGTGGAGTTGATCTCCATGCTGTCGGCTGCGACCGGCGAACCTCCCGTTCTCTGGGGCACCAGCATCATCGGATTCGGCGCTCGCCACTACAAATATGCAAGTGGCCACGAAGGCGACACCGCGCTGATCGGGTTCTCCCCCAGATCCACCGCCCTGACGCTGTATCTGTCCTTGAACTTCGACGATTACACCGACACCCTCGAACGCCTGGGCAAACACAAAATCGGCAAGGGATGCCTCTACATCAAGCGACTCAGCGATGTGGACCGCAAAGTATTGACCGAGCTCATCACGGAATCCGTTGCAGCAGCGCGGAACATGAGCGCCTGA
- a CDS encoding helix-turn-helix transcriptional regulator, producing MNRAARLHALLEELRRRGDSGTSASRLAEQFGVTSRTVKRDVEILMQSGAAIEGRSGPGGGYRLIGRVTLPPVNFTVPQAVSIALALTSVGDAPFADDGRAALAKLLDVMDPDSRARFEELSGRVWIRNDASVSADSGSNRRVVEQALEYKFVVSLQYVDGDGAESSRTVEPHLLAQTRGQWFLIGWCRARDAVRWFRLDRIRTATLTSQKFVPRESAAFGQPPDAARSAAELG from the coding sequence GTGAATCGGGCGGCCAGGTTGCATGCACTTCTCGAGGAGTTGCGTCGTCGTGGTGACAGCGGAACCAGTGCGTCGCGATTGGCGGAGCAGTTCGGTGTCACCTCCCGCACCGTCAAGCGCGATGTCGAGATTTTGATGCAGTCAGGCGCGGCTATCGAGGGTCGATCGGGACCTGGCGGTGGTTACCGATTGATCGGCCGCGTGACCTTACCCCCGGTGAATTTTACTGTTCCGCAGGCAGTTTCAATCGCGCTGGCGCTTACTTCAGTTGGCGATGCGCCCTTCGCCGATGACGGACGAGCGGCGCTGGCCAAGTTGTTGGACGTAATGGATCCAGACAGTCGGGCTCGCTTCGAGGAGCTCAGCGGCCGAGTCTGGATCCGCAATGACGCGAGCGTTTCGGCTGATTCAGGCTCGAATCGACGCGTCGTCGAGCAGGCGTTGGAGTATAAGTTCGTGGTGTCGCTGCAATACGTCGACGGTGACGGTGCCGAGTCGAGTCGCACGGTCGAACCGCATTTGCTTGCCCAGACCCGTGGTCAGTGGTTTTTGATCGGTTGGTGCCGCGCGAGGGATGCGGTGCGGTGGTTTCGGCTTGATCGGATCCGCACGGCGACTCTGACGAGCCAGAAGTTCGTGCCTCGGGAGTCAGCAGCATTTGGGCAGCCTCCGGATGCCGCAAGATCTGCCGCTGAACTCGGTTGA
- the rplT gene encoding 50S ribosomal protein L20 encodes MARVKRAVNAQKKRRSILAASSGYRGQRSRLYTKAKEQQLHSLVYAYRDRRARKGEFRKLWITRINAAARANDMTYNRLIQGLHLAEVEVDRKMLAELAVSDMESFVALVAIAKAALPADVNAPAGEAA; translated from the coding sequence GTGGCACGCGTAAAGAGGGCGGTCAACGCCCAGAAGAAGCGTCGTTCAATTCTTGCTGCATCCAGCGGCTACCGTGGACAGCGTTCACGTCTGTACACCAAGGCGAAGGAGCAGCAGCTCCACTCGCTCGTCTACGCATACCGCGACCGCCGTGCACGCAAGGGCGAGTTCCGTAAGCTGTGGATCACGCGTATCAACGCTGCAGCTCGCGCCAACGACATGACGTACAACCGCCTCATCCAGGGCTTGCACCTGGCAGAGGTCGAGGTCGACCGCAAGATGCTGGCCGAGCTCGCTGTTTCCGACATGGAGTCCTTTGTGGCCCTCGTCGCAATCGCGAAGGCCGCTCTGCCGGCTGACGTGAATGCGCCTGCCGGAGAAGCAGCCTGA
- the rpmI gene encoding 50S ribosomal protein L35, with protein sequence MPKMKSHSGASKRFKVSGSGKLMRQKAGRRHLLEHKSSKVTRRLDGTAVVSPDDAPRIKRMLGI encoded by the coding sequence ATGCCCAAGATGAAGAGCCACAGCGGCGCCTCGAAGCGATTCAAGGTGTCCGGCAGCGGAAAGCTCATGCGCCAGAAGGCCGGCCGTCGCCACCTTCTCGAGCACAAGTCGAGCAAGGTCACCCGTCGTCTCGACGGCACCGCTGTTGTCAGCCCTGACGACGCTCCGCGCATCAAGCGCATGCTCGGCATCTGA
- the pheS gene encoding phenylalanine--tRNA ligase subunit alpha, producing MAKNEGATPPDVDASALTEEALTAAAENAEKALADAADLDALAHVKVEHMGDKSPIALARRGLGSLPGKEKADAGKRVNVFRTRISKAYDARREVLLAERDAAVLVAEAIDVTLPSGRHPVGARHPISLISEQVADVFVAMGWEIAEGPEVETEHFNFDALNFLPDHPARTMQDTFHLAPENSRQVLRTHTSPVQVRTMLSRDVPIYVVCPGRTFRTDELDATHTPVFSQVEGLAVDKGLTMANLRGTLDAFARALFGPDTRTRMRPNYFPFTEPSAEVDVWFANKKGGAGWVEWGGCGMVNPKVLRASGIDPDEYTGFAFGMGLERTLQFRNGIPDMRDIVEGDVRFTLPFGVAG from the coding sequence GTGGCCAAAAATGAGGGCGCGACCCCGCCGGACGTCGATGCGAGTGCGCTCACCGAAGAGGCGTTGACCGCTGCGGCTGAGAACGCCGAGAAGGCGCTTGCGGACGCCGCAGACCTGGATGCGCTCGCGCACGTCAAGGTGGAGCACATGGGGGACAAGTCCCCGATCGCCCTCGCGCGCCGTGGTCTCGGCAGCCTGCCGGGCAAGGAAAAGGCGGATGCCGGTAAGCGCGTCAACGTTTTCCGTACCCGCATCAGCAAGGCGTACGACGCTCGCCGTGAGGTTCTTCTGGCCGAGCGCGATGCGGCTGTACTCGTTGCCGAGGCAATCGATGTCACCTTGCCTTCCGGCCGCCATCCCGTCGGCGCCCGGCATCCCATCAGCTTGATTTCCGAGCAGGTCGCCGACGTCTTCGTCGCGATGGGTTGGGAGATTGCTGAAGGACCGGAGGTCGAGACCGAGCACTTCAACTTCGACGCTCTCAACTTCTTGCCGGATCATCCCGCGAGGACCATGCAGGATACGTTCCATCTTGCGCCGGAGAACTCGCGTCAGGTGCTCCGTACACACACGTCGCCCGTGCAGGTTCGCACAATGCTGTCGCGTGATGTCCCGATCTACGTCGTCTGCCCCGGCCGTACGTTCCGTACCGACGAACTCGATGCGACGCACACACCGGTCTTCTCCCAGGTCGAGGGTTTGGCAGTCGACAAGGGCCTGACAATGGCAAACCTTCGCGGAACGCTCGACGCGTTCGCTCGCGCGCTGTTCGGTCCCGACACTCGGACGCGTATGCGCCCCAACTACTTCCCGTTCACGGAACCGTCGGCCGAGGTCGACGTGTGGTTCGCGAACAAGAAGGGTGGCGCAGGTTGGGTCGAGTGGGGCGGCTGCGGCATGGTCAACCCGAAGGTTCTGCGCGCCAGTGGAATCGATCCTGACGAGTACACGGGATTTGCATTCGGCATGGGCCTCGAACGGACTTTGCAGTTCCGCAACGGTATTCCGGACATGCGCGACATCGTGGAGGGCGACGTGCGATTCACGCTGCCTTTCGGTGTTGCAGGCTGA
- a CDS encoding DUF1844 domain-containing protein encodes MSENFDVDQNTDANPDVRELSEVPAVEVISRAAVMLMSSAAEKLGLSDADPSSSPYLDLDEARRVITALAGLVTASVEYLGPHAGPIREGLQALQRAFREASSHPDEPGKGPGEKYTGPVY; translated from the coding sequence ATGAGTGAGAACTTCGATGTAGATCAGAACACCGACGCGAACCCTGACGTCCGCGAACTCTCCGAGGTTCCCGCAGTCGAGGTCATCAGCCGCGCCGCAGTGATGCTGATGAGCTCCGCAGCAGAAAAGCTCGGACTTTCCGACGCAGATCCGTCATCCAGCCCGTACCTGGACTTGGACGAGGCACGACGCGTCATCACTGCACTGGCAGGCTTGGTCACCGCGTCTGTCGAGTACCTGGGTCCCCACGCCGGCCCCATCCGCGAAGGCCTGCAGGCGCTGCAGCGCGCCTTCCGCGAAGCGTCGTCGCACCCGGACGAGCCGGGCAAGGGCCCGGGCGAGAAGTACACCGGACCGGTGTACTGA
- the infC gene encoding translation initiation factor IF-3, which translates to MKTAPFNLGGPISTETRINDRIRVPEVRLVGPGGEQVGIVRVEDALRLALEADLDLVEVAPDARPPVCKIMDYGKFKYEAAQKARESRKNQTLTVIKEQKLRPKIDAHDYETKKRNVVRFLEAGSKVKVTIMFRGREQSRPELGYRLLQRLGADVADLGFVETSAKQDGRNMTMVLAPHKGAKTRVKAQESAQAPVAQAAPKPVPEAPAAPAAPAADETTPEAPTS; encoded by the coding sequence ATGAAGACCGCACCGTTCAACCTAGGAGGCCCCATCAGCACTGAGACCCGCATCAACGATCGTATCCGCGTTCCCGAGGTCCGTTTGGTCGGACCGGGCGGTGAACAGGTAGGCATCGTGCGTGTTGAAGATGCACTCCGCTTGGCCCTGGAGGCCGACCTCGATCTCGTCGAGGTAGCTCCTGATGCCCGTCCGCCGGTCTGCAAGATCATGGACTACGGCAAGTTCAAGTACGAGGCAGCGCAGAAAGCACGCGAGTCGCGTAAGAACCAGACGTTGACGGTCATCAAAGAGCAGAAGCTCCGGCCGAAGATCGACGCCCATGACTACGAAACGAAGAAGCGCAACGTTGTTCGCTTCCTCGAAGCAGGTTCCAAGGTCAAGGTCACGATCATGTTCCGCGGACGTGAGCAGTCACGTCCCGAGCTTGGCTACCGACTCCTGCAGCGTCTCGGAGCAGACGTCGCGGACCTCGGTTTCGTCGAGACCTCGGCAAAGCAGGACGGCCGCAACATGACGATGGTTCTGGCGCCGCACAAGGGTGCCAAGACTCGCGTCAAGGCACAGGAAAGCGCACAGGCGCCGGTCGCTCAGGCCGCACCGAAGCCCGTTCCTGAGGCCCCCGCAGCACCGGCAGCTCCGGCGGCAGACGAAACGACGCCAGAAGCTCCGACCAGCTAG